The following is a genomic window from Thalassophryne amazonica chromosome 14, fThaAma1.1, whole genome shotgun sequence.
ccctgcggaggaaactcatctcggccacttgtacccgcgttctcgttcttttggtcatgagccaaatctcatgaccataggtgaggatcggaacgtagatcgatcggtaaatcgagagctttgcccccctactcagctctcttcaccacaacggtccgatacagcgaccgcatcactgcagatgctgcaccgatccatctatcgatctcacgctccatccgtccctcacttgtgaacaagaccccgagatacttaaactcctccacttgaggcaaggacactccaccgacctgaagagggcaaagcacatttttctggtcgagaaccatggcctcgtatttggaggtgctgattttcatccaggatgcttcacactcggctgcaaaccgccccagtgcacgctgaaggtcctgatttgacgaagccaacagaaccacatcgtccgaaaacagcagagacgagattctgtggttcccaaaccagaccccctctacaccctggctgcgcctagaaattctgtccataaaaataatgaacagaaccagtgacaaagggcagccctggcggaggccaacttgcactggaaacaggtttgacttactaccagcaatgcgaaccaagctcctgctgcggtcgtacagggaccggatggcccttagcaaaggaccccggacgccgtactcccggagcactccccacagggtgccccgagggacacggtcaaacgccttctccagatccacaaaacacatgtggactggttgggcaaactcccatgaaccctcgagcacccgatggaccaCTAAACAATGAtgaaaaaaattgtggaatcactcaacaaaaaataaattaaaataaaaaattgaatcACCCAATAATGAGGAACcaattatggaatcattcaataatGAGGGGGGAAATGTGGAATCAATAAAGAATGagaaacaaatatggaatcacccaattacagggggaaaaaaatggaattACTAAATAATGAGTAAAATAAAACTAACAATGGAAGCACTGAAcaatgagggaaaaaattatggaatcaccttgtattTTGTATTTCCACACCACCATTACGTGTAAAAATGCATGTCAGGGCATATACATTGTGTTAGAACATGCATTTGAGTAAAGCTCAAACTTTAGCATCTAACATGCTAAAAGGTTTTTGCTTGTTCGTGTTTTTTGCTTTGCTGGTTTTTGATACTAACTGCATGATAAATCTTAAATGACTCACCTGGTGTTAATTCTCCTTATCAGACACATCCAGTGACACCAACCTAGAGAAACTCCTAAGGAAGAGAGATGGTAATTTTCAAACAGGAATAATAAACAGTAGGCTTGTATCcttatatgctgatgatacctCACTTCTGGCCTTATTGTGTTTCCATGCAGTGGCAGGAGCTGCTCCCGCTCTGTCAAAGTCTTCTGTGGCCGTCTCTCCTTCCAAGGCTCAAGAATTCCTGGCAAAGCTGAGCAGGACCAAAAGGAACATCTGGGATCGCAGCCGACCGGACGTGCAACAATGGATTATGCAGTTTATGTATATGGGCTTTGATGAGCAGGTGAGTCGTGTTTTCTCCTGATTTATTGCAGCACTGCAAATCCATAAACTAATCCCCAGGGAGCTCTTTGAGTAACCGCAATGAGCACCGAGCTCCTCCGGAATACCAGAGTGACATCGATATGAAGTTCTAATGAACTGACAAGATAAACCAGCTGCCAGGACTTACTACTGTACGAGTatttctgaaaatggagggatttTGTATAAGAATGGCCATAACTCAACAGTTAACAGTCAACACCTAAAATTAAAGCATACAAGCATATCTTGATCATTTCTTTTCAACTCCATCATGGTGGTGATATTTCATTTCGGCCCAGAGGCCAAATTGAGGGCAGTTCCACTCCTACTGGGTGGGACTCCAGTACATCACAGGTTGTATTTCTCACTTTAGTGCGCACTTACTGtactgctgggtggactgggacaatgtaatTGAAATGTCTTTTCCAAAGACACAAACAGGTAACTTGACTGGAAATCAAACCCAGATCTAAATATTGGTAATCCAAATCCTATCCCATGAGCTCCCTGGTGTACACAAGAAAAATTACAGAAATGGTGTCACTGTCCTGCTATGTATGTGCCTGACTGTATAAAGAGGTGTATGTTTTTGAAATGCGTCTGTGTCAGACAGCTAGCGCATCCACAGTTTGTCACTGCCGCCTTAAAAACACCAGCGCTTCCATGTGTGTCTGTTAATGTCTAAACTGAATTGTTGTCAGCAGATTAACTGCGATCAAGTCTCCTAATGATTCTCGTCTGTTTCCACCTGATCACCAGAGGCTGGAGACAGATCTGTCCTACTGGATGGACCAGTCACGTTCCCGTGACCACGGGCGTCAGCATCACTACGATGAAAACTCCCCCATTGGACCACGTGACCCTGGAGCTTACAGACACGGCGCAAACGTCAACTACGACTATTATTAAAGTGCAGCATCACACAAAAGCTTCAGCTCCAAACAGCCCGCCGCTTTCTGCTTTTATGAAGCTTGCTTTGCTTTTGAAGCCAAAAATACACATTCTACAATGCTACCTTTCCATGTTACACAATATAATGTATTTTAAACTAGCCATATCGTGCAAAATAAGTatattttttatgcattttgacCATAATGCAAACCACTGAGGCTTGATGTGGCTCGTTTTTACTTCTGTGATGCATGAAGCCCAAGTATTAGAAAAGGACAAACCAAACCAGCCGACTGTACCACCGAGACACTGCTAATGTTGCAGTAGCGAGACAGGAAATTTGGGGAGGTGGGGAATAGAACATAATATGAGCATAATGTGGCAAATATAAAGTTTTATGGCAACTATCAACAGGACTTCAAATGTCACAGTGAGCTGGACTTCAGTCTAAATTATCTTTAGGAGAAATACAGACAAGGGCGGCGAGTACAGTGCCTTTTCAAGTAAAGTAACAAGAACAGCAATAATCTGTTTCTTAAGCAACCTGAAAACGCATAACAGTACAAAAGTACTGACAACTAATTGACCTGTATGACCTTAATAATGCGGTAACATTTTAATACGCTAAACGCATTGGCTAACATGAGCTAACACATGCAGTACAACCATTGACTGTAGATGTAAACAAACACAGCCTAAAAGCagtttgaaataaaaataaaataatcattttttcctggttctctccctcagccccaaccagtcccagcagaagactgcccctccctgagcctggttctgctggaggtttcttcctgttaaaagggagtttttccttcccactgtagccaagtgcttgctcacagggggtcatttttgaccgttggggttttacataattattgtatggccttgccttacaatataaagcgccttggggcaactgtttgttgtgatttggcgctatataaataaaattgattgattgattgatgatcagTTTAATCCCCCCCACCCACCAAAAAAACAATCATTTTCTTTACAGAGTAGCTAAAGCTAATGAATAGCAAGCTAAAGTTAAGCTAACAACACAACTGCATTtcactgggggaaaaaaatacaAGATGATAGAAAAACATTTGGGTATTAAATTTCTCATTAAATATTAGCCAAGCTTTCATACAACTAGCTAGTTTAGATGCATACATATAGCCGGAaactttaaaataatttttttcaagtTGTCCTCAGCTTTGTCGAGTAATTTTGATAAAACTCACTGAAAAAGTTACTCTTTGAAAACAACAGAAGAATGTTTCAGTGGTTTCCCATAAATAGCCACTAAAAGTCTTGCACTCTAATCAGCAGTCTTTTATTCTTAGctgtaaagctacagtgtgtacgaTTTAGCGTCATCGAGTGGACAGGTTGCAGATTACGTTATGCCGTCACTGGTCACGGTTTTGTTTCCTCATGCTTTCTTGCTTCTTTGACGATGTAAATTCACGCTCCCTTCCCTTCTTTTGGGGTAAAAAATacatatgatcctccatttcacagaaATGAGCGCTCTCAAACCCGTCATCCTGAACCAGTACTATGCACCCGTCCACAGAGATTCAAGGAGCAGCTGATTCCtctgcttttttcttcagtcttccatctgtgttgcaaaatgcaaaaggtggaTTAAATATGTTGCTTATGAAAATACATCAATTTGTTTTTGCAAGTAATTATGCAATAATGAAGTTTGTTGTGAATGCACTTCTGCTAATAAATgcctctaaatcctacacactgtggtGTTAAGCGTCTGGTGTCACAATAAGACTCACGTTAATAATGACAAACCAAAATAAAAGTGTGACTCAACCAGTGCCCTGCCTTTTCTTTTTTCCATCCAACACCAAGCAGGCAACCACTGGCTGctaggaaacacacacacacaaaaaaaaccctcactaaTTTCATCATACACAAAATATTGtaaatatttattaaaatatcatctccacctgaaattgTGTGATAATGACTGATTCACATCCTGACAAATGACTTCACAAAGAACAACACAATGGTACcctgacaaacacaaacacatacgTAAATACGCTGTAACAGTCTTTCGAGAAAGGTGAGCTCGATCCTGCAACGGTGCATAACACCAGCACGCCACCGCCGAGTTCAAAAGATCCAGGAGGAAAGCGAACATCACGTCGCTCTTCTCTGGAGACACAACAGCAAGAAACTGATAAAAGAAAGCACCGGTGCACTGGACAGGCTCATCATAATCTCACATCAGCAACTTAAATAGCAAAagcgtctcacacacacaaaaatataaaGACTCCATGTCAAACTGGTGTCTTAAATCTGTATTAGTCGTCCACCTGACATGCAGGCTCCAGTAAAGGAGTGTCCATCCCAGAGTGCAACTGCACCATCAACCCAAGGCAGTATCTTTTCAAAAAGACTCAGAAAATGAtctcaagccccccccccccaaaaacctAGTAATCACCCAGAGAGACACCATATCCCAGAGAACTTTATTCAGCAGTGTATTTCAGAGAGTTGCTCTGAGGAGTCCTTCAGTGTGGCAGAAGTCTTTACGGTCAGAAACCCAACCTCAGTTGTGTCTGGGTCGGACTTTCTTCATACGGGCAGCTTTAGGTTTGGGGATGTACTGGTTGTTGGCTTGATGCTCCAGTTCTCTGCTGAAGTACTGGATGGTTTTGTTCAAGCCCTCCTCCAACGGGACCTGAACAACCAAAGAACAcatacaacataaaaaaaagtcaACATACAACAGGGGCTTTGCACTGCGATTATACTGACATACtgttcccaggcaccctccaataATATCACAAGCCTGGCGAGCCACCAAGAGTTGGAGAGATCGAGATACCCATTAAGCTTTCAGTAAGTCGCTGCTAATGATTGTGACACTgagtgcacacagacacaaaaagcaGAGAAGCTGCACTGCTGCAGTTCAAACATGAGCAattggagatttctgacatccccaAGGGTTGACGTGGACTCAAAACAAAAGATAGGCCATTCACATTGTAACCCgaactttacctggatctggattccacagcacaatgcaataattgtacACTGATCCAGAAAGGTTCGACtactcaagatgttgcaatctgatatttacgtaattcacaagctgaaacaaaatagtgtcttcctgatcttggttttacaatgtgatgtcatatccgtgaagtagttttgatgtaatccttaaaagtcttcaaagtgaaatcctgatccagaatccagatccgggtcacctccaaaatttaatggcgtcttaTGAGACCTAACACCAACGTGTGGGGAAAATCTGTtaggtagttttgaagtaatcctcaaaatatgacaaagtgaagtgtacaaattgaaatgctgatccagaatccatatcTGGATCACCTATAAAACTTCAGCGgagacttccatggcctaatatctatctgtcttGCAAATTTCgttaaaatctgtgcagtagtttgcatgaaatcctgctaacagacagacaaataaataaatgctgatagttttattacatccttggtggacataaaatgtcttatcatatacctataaatgatacgtcaatatgactggataaaacactaaagaataaatagcaatacacccttttcgcggacgggcaatatttttcataccacccgagtaatcagccaatctggacagcggagcggcgccacaacaaagaggcgcggtcagaggaactgtgaaatactggtgagtcactattaataatttcttatgtgtccaacctcgtaggttgatcgttaaaattaaattcgttagttctaaaagccatcataattatttataggaaaaccttctattttttttctactaaggtttgaactttgagtgtttacacaggagagaaaagtgagaaaatgttaatgcttgtttgagaaaagtgtataaagtgtgtagtgaggggttttacagccttaaaacatctataataattgtaaaaaataacgctgactacttcacggatttcgcctatcgcgggttatttaatagaatgtaactcctgcgataaacgagggaccactgtatatgataaaatcgttatcaagttgttttaccaatgaatatggctttttacacccttcagaaaaccatacaccctgaggctgaattcattggtaaaacaacttgataactgataatatataATGTCCAGTTTGGACAGATATGCACTTTGGTCCAGATCCCAACTCTCAACTTTGATGTGCTCTTTGATAAGTCCCAATACAGGGTCCTAGACATTATATTGTCGGCTGATTATTCATGCTACATTCCACTGGTTTATCATGTTGTGTTGGCTGAGGACtaagacacacacactcaaaccTCAACCATCAGTCTTTGTAAAACCTGTTTAGAAAACATCTCACTTTCATCTGCAGTACACCAGTATTCATCATCAGCGGCTACACGTCCGATCCACATGATACAAATCTGGTCAGTGCTGCTTCTGGATGGGCAGAAATGCTGCCATGTTTTTTACTGAGACAATCTATGTTTTTCAAGCTTTACAAATTTGCCGTTATGACAGTACGTGTGACTTTCACGGTGGTGTTTGCGCCCTATGGTGTGAAGCAACGGCAAAATAAAAGCATGTTCTCTGCCAATATTAGCATCTATACAATTTAATTTTGCCTTTTTGTGTAGCTGAATTAAATACCAGATGACTATTTTCAGATGTCAGCACAGTTCAACACCTGCAGTTACAGGGAAACAGAACCAAGAGACAAAATGTAAAATGCATCATTAATCACTGTACACCTGTTGCTCGGTGGGTCAAATGTCAGTTTTCCCTGCATGTGTTTACTGGGCCAGTGAAAGCTTCAAAGATGCAGCGGTGCAGCACTGAGCAGATGTTTAAACGCCGGACGGGCTGCGTGGCTCTGTGGCGTGTGGACGTACCACCGGCTCCCAGCCGAGCATCATCTTCGCTTTGCGAATGTCCGGTCTTCGTCTCTGTGGGTCGTCCTGAGCCTCTGGAAGGAACTGGATCTGACTGCGGcttactgtgtttgtgtgtgtgtggagggtggGGGGCAGGTGGggggcaagtgtgtgtgtgtgggggggggggttagaaaaaattaaaacattatcACTTGAAAATAAACATCTTATGTC
Proteins encoded in this region:
- the ecrg4a gene encoding augurin-A is translated as MRRDKMAPLQFYRRLTALAVVLTLLTLRDTSSDTNLEKLLRKRDVAGAAPALSKSSVAVSPSKAQEFLAKLSRTKRNIWDRSRPDVQQWIMQFMYMGFDEQRLETDLSYWMDQSRSRDHGRQHHYDENSPIGPRDPGAYRHGANVNYDYY